The Phacochoerus africanus isolate WHEZ1 chromosome 15, ROS_Pafr_v1, whole genome shotgun sequence genome has a segment encoding these proteins:
- the RUFY2 gene encoding RUN and FYVE domain-containing protein 2 isoform X4 — protein MATKDPTAVERANLLNMAKLSIKGLIESALSFGRTLDSDYPPLQQFFVVMEHCLKHGLKVRKSFLSYNKTIWGPLELVEKLYPEAEEIGASVRDLPGLKTPLGRARAWLRLALMQKKMADYLRCLIIQRDLLSEFYEYHALMMEEEGAVIVGLLVGLNVIDANLCVKGEDLDSQVGVIDFSMYLKNEEDIGNKERNVQIAAILDQKNYVEELNRQLNSTVSSLHSRVDSLEKSNTKLIEELAIAKNNIIKLQEENHQLRSENKLILMKTQQHLEVTKVDVETELQTYKHSRQGLDEMYNEARRQLRDESQLRQDVENELAVQVSMKHEIELAMKLLEKDIHEKQDTLIGLRQQLEEVKAINIEMYQKLQGSEDGLKEKNEIIARLEEKTSKITAAMRQLEQSSSLSFTQS, from the exons ATGG CTACAAAGGACCCCACAGCTGTAGAGAGAGCAAACTTGTTAAACATGGCTAAACTCAGTATCAAAGGACTCATTGAATCTGCTCTAAGCTTTGGCCGCACTTTGGATTCTGATTATCCCCCCTTGCAGCAGTTCTTCGTGGTCATGGAACATTGTTTGAAACATGGTCTTAAAG taaGAAAATCATTTTTGAGTTATAACAAAACTATTTGGGGCCCTTTGGAACTGGTGGAGAAGCTGTACCCAGAAGCAGAGGAAATAGGAGCTAGTGTCCGAGATTTACCTGGTCTTAA GACCCCCCTGGGTCGGGCAAGAGCATGGCTTCGATTAGccctcatgcaaaaaaaaatggctgattACCTGCGTTGCCTAATTATTCAGAGGGATCTCTTGAG TGAATTCTATGAGTATCATGCACTAATGATGGAAGAAGAAGGAGCAGTGATTGTTGGGCTGCTGGTTGGCCTGAATGTGATAGATGCTAATCTGTGTGTAAAGGGAGAGGATTTAGACTCACAA GTTGGAGTGATTGACTTTTCCATGTATTTAAAGAATGAagaagatattggaaataaagaaAG AAATGTTCAAATTGCTGCTATATTAGACCAGAAGAATTATGTTGAAGAATTAAATAGACAACTGAA CAGTACAGTCAGCAGTCTCCATTCAAGAGTTGACTCATTAGAAAAGTCAAATACTAAGCTGATTGAAGAG ttagcAATAGCAAAGAATAATATCATTAAACTCCAAGAAGAAAATCATCAGTTACGAAgtgaaaataaattgattttaatgAAAACACAGCAGCATCTAGAA GTTACCAAagtagatgtggaaactgagctTCAAACATATAAGCATTCTAGGCAGGGGCTAGATGAAATGTACAATGAAGCCAGAAGGCAGCTTCGAGATGAATCTCAGTTAAGACAA GATGTGGAGAATGAGCTAGCGGTACAAGTCAGTATGAAACATGAGATTGAACTTGCCATGAAGTTGTTAGAGAAAGATATCCATGAAAAACAAGATACTCTAATAGGCCTCCGACAACAGCTAGAGGAAGTTAAAGCAATTAACATAGAGATGTATCAAAAGTTGCAG GGTTCTGAAGAtggtttgaaagaaaaaaatgaaataattgccCGGCTAGAAGAAAAAACCAGTAAAATTACTGCAGCCATGAGGCAGCTGGAACAAAG